A single region of the Populus nigra chromosome 2, ddPopNigr1.1, whole genome shotgun sequence genome encodes:
- the LOC133681944 gene encoding cytochrome b561 and DOMON domain-containing protein At3g07570 yields MMAPSVISIIFFTICGLAFFVNSQVDSCNSNLNINSLPFDSASLHCVSAWSSQDFILRYAQTSSNLWSFVLSAPDANSYIAIGFSSNGLMIGSSAVVGWISATDGSPAVKKYFLGGQTSKEVVLDGGNLVINTSMIVTQSSRLYLAFQLNTDQPATRIIYALGPTGVMPSSPSFSLTRHADMVSTTLNYVTGQTSNINVRPQSRLRKSHGVLNMVGWGILMIIGAIVARYFRQWDPVWFYVHICIQSLGFLLGIAGVICGIILENRLGADVSTHKGLGVFLLVLGCLQVMAFLARPDKSSKVRKYWNWYHYSVGRILIIFAVANVFYGIHLGKEGREWKGGYGGVLAILFVIAFILEVRMWMKK; encoded by the exons atgATGGCACCTTCCGTTAtctccatcatcttcttcaccaTATGTGGCTTAGCATTCTTTGTAAACTCTCAAGTAGATTCCTGCAATTCCAATCTAAACATCAACAGCCTCCCTTTTGACTCAGCATCTCTCCACTGTGTCAGTGCTTGGAGTTCTCAGGATTTCATCCTTCGA TACGCGCAGACTTCATCAAATTTATGGAGCTTTGTTCTGTCAGCACCAGATGCAAATAGTTACATAGCTATAGGGTTTTCAAGCAATGGTTTGATGATAGGATCCAGTGCTGTTGTGGGGTGGATATCGGCAACTGATGGTTCTCCGGCagtaaaaaagtattttctgggAGGGCAAACTTCAAAAGAAGTGGTACTTGACGGAGGAAACCTAGTAATTAACACTTCCATGATCGTAACTCAGTCTTCACGCCTGTATTTAGCCTTCCAGTTGAACACCGACCAGCCGGCGACTCGGATAATATATGCTCTCGGACCGACCGGTGTGATGCCTTCTTCTCCAAGCTTCTCCTTGACCCGGCACGCTGACATGGTCTCCACAACCTTGAATTATGTTACAG GTCAAACAAGCAATATCAATGTAAGGCCACAGTCAAGATTAAGGAAGAGCCATGGAGTATTGAACATGGTTGGCTGGGGCATTTTGATGATAATCGGAGCAATAGTTGCTCGCTATTTCAGGCAATGGGATCCTGTGTGGTTCTACGTCCATATTTGCATTCAATCATTGGGATTTTTACTAGGCATAGCTGGTGTCATCTGCGGAATCATCCTCGAAAATCGTCTTGGTGCTGATGTCTCCACCCACAAGGGTCTTGGGGTCTTCCTTCTTGTTCTTGGATGCCTTCag GTGATGGCATTTTTGGCTCGACCAGATAAGTCGTCAAAGGTAAGGAAGTATTGGAATTGGTACCACTACAGTGTGGGGAGGATTTTGATTATATTTGCAGTAGCAAATGTCTTCTATGGAATCCATTTAGGTAAAGAGGGACGAGAATGGAAGGGTGGCTATGGAGGTGTTCTTGCTATCTTGTTTgtaattgcttttattttagaGGTGCGAATGTGGATGAAAAAATGA